From Oryza sativa Japonica Group chromosome 4, ASM3414082v1, one genomic window encodes:
- the LOC4335721 gene encoding protein PYRICULARIA ORYZAE RESISTANCE 21: MGASILVITVDLKCCRCRAKITKVLDCLKEEYCIEKTEFEEKDDKVIVRGKFDAGSLRNKICCKAGGKVVKDIKTVDAWPPPKEPEKKKKDEKPVCKLVPFPVPYPAPPPPPACCPPSTHQCYHCCPAPPKPKPKPCECTHHCGGHGGGCNKPAVSPCGGGCSISDGGACGASCKPPPPPAAIWPPQPSFYYYPPPPCGGYKFACEENSDVCVIM, encoded by the exons ATGGGGGCTTCTATACTGGTCATCACGGTAGACCTGAAATGCTGCCGCTGCAGGGCGAAAATCACCAAGGTCCTGGACTGCCTCAAAG AGGAGTACTGCATCGAGAAGACGGAGTTCGAGGAGAAGGACGACAAGGTGATCGTGCGCGGCAAGTTCGACGCCGGCAGCCTCCGCAACAAGATCTGCTGCAAGGCCGGCGGCAAGGTCGTCAAGGACATCAAGACCGTCGACGCTTGGCCGCCGCCCAAggagccggagaagaagaagaaggacgaGAAACCGGTGTGCAAGCTGGTGCCGTTCCCGGTGCCGtacccagcgccgccgccgccgccggcgtgctgcCCGCCCAGTACCCATCAGTGCTACCACTgctgccccgcgccgccgaagccgaagccgaagccgtGCGAGTGCACCCACCActgcggcggccatggcggcggctgcAATAAACCTGCAgtctcgccgtgcggcggcgggtgttcgatcagcgacggcggcgcctgtGGCGCCAGctgcaagccgccgccgccgccggcggcgatctGGCCGCCGCAGCCTAGCTTCTACTactacccgccgccgccgtgtggggGCTACAAGTTCGCCTGCGAGGAGAACTCCGACGTGTGCGTCATCATGTga